Genomic DNA from Elgaria multicarinata webbii isolate HBS135686 ecotype San Diego chromosome 2, rElgMul1.1.pri, whole genome shotgun sequence:
CTGTGTGtttccctgggctcatctacaccaagcaggatattccactatgaaagtgggatgaaagtggtatataaaaggcaggagccacactactgctttatagtggtattgaagttcaatgacaactgttgaggcctatgacacatctacaccaagcaggatataacactattaaagtggcatgaaagcggtatatagtatgtgtcatgggccccaacagttgtcagtgcacttcaataccgctataaatcagtagtgtggctcctgccttttatataccgctttcatactggaatattttcctttgtgtagatgagccccatgtctaTTCCAAAATTGTTTTGAGGGccattttcttgatagaaagccaatcagaataaataaatgaataaatgctgccatttatttccttcttccttgcacacacacacagaacctttatcggccggggtgggggtgggggcttcgtAAGAATATTCCAGGGAAATCTTCAAACACTCCCAAGCCATTAGGTGATAATCTAACAAAAGATAAAGTCAAGCCCACTTTCATAACAGTAAATATACAGTAAGCTGGTGAGTTATTCTAGAGTTTATTCTctagaacaagggtgggcaactccctccagttgttttggcctacaactcccatgattcctcaccattggccatgctggccagggctgatgggagttgtaggccaaaaacaactggagggctacAACTTACCCACCTCTGTCCTAGAATAAACAATTTCCTAGGGAAAGCAGACAGTCGGAGTTACtggggtgtgttgttgttgttttgtcatgtgaagaaggctagaaggggctggAGGCAGATAATGTCATGAGatggacctgtgaaaatctgtgagtgcccggtaacgagcgtgcaataaaacactcgtctgatggagctctatggaAGCCATAGAAAGACCTTGTTAGAAACAGCCAGGGATGCATTGCAGGCCATACATCAAAGTGACCAGCATGTACAAGAATCTAGAGAATGGGCCTTGCTGCTGATCAAAGAttatatagggttggatccagattaaggtAGCCatgctttagtcccattgaaatcaatggggcaaattAGTCAtgacctattcatttcaatgggggcAAAGCATAACTTTGGTCTGGCTCCAACCAAAAGTGTTTGTAttttacatatacaaaatattTAGGTAGTTCGGAGACTGATTACTCCTACCTGTAGATTCACTCAAGCGTAATTAGTTATACTTCCttactgacattttaaaaaaataaaaatcactagTTAGAATacagaagacaggataccctggagaagaggctgatgctagggaaagtggaaggcaaaaggtagAGGGGCCGACCACgggcaggatggatggatgatattctggaggtgacagacttgaccttggggaagctgggggtggcgacagccgacagaaagctctggcgtgggctggtccatgaagtcacgaagagtcggaaacgactgaacgaataaacaacaacagaatatgaACACAGAAAAGACCAGTTGAGATGCATTTGATTCTTAAACTTTTATTTACAAAGCATTCTTAAACAGAGAATGgcaaagggagaggggggaaaagcaaGGGTTGAAGCGTGGAAGGTCTGCGTAATACGTGGTAGGTACTTGGGTGAATGgagagacttagggctcatctacaccaagcaggatattccactatgaaagcggtatataaaaggcaggagtcacactactgctttatagcggtattgaagtgcactgacaactgttggggcccattgacacatctacaccaagcaggatatagaggtatgaaagcggtgtatggtatgtgtcaatgggccccaacagttgtcagtgcacttcaataccgctataaagcagtagtgtgactcctgccttttatataccgctttcatagtggaatatcctgcttagtgtagacgAGCCCTGAGAGGGTCGGATCATGTGAGAGGCCCCTTGAAGCAGAAAGCAAAAGATGTGCTTCCTCAATCCAATGCTGGAATGCAAATCTAGGGGTGAACCAAAATGGGGGGCAGCTGCTTGGGTCAAGAAAACGTTTGCCCCTGCTAAACGCGCTCCCATTTTGTGATGGAGAGGGCTGCAAAATGGGGCAAACCGATTTGCTGATTTTGGAATCAGAAGAAAAGCGTTTCCTTTATTCTGGTGTAgtttcatgatgtcatcacatggtcaaatctgattggctacatggcATCATCAGGAAGCTCCTTTGGAGCGCAGGCAATTTTTCTTCCTCTGACTTGGCATTGTGACCTCGTCACATAGCTAGAACTGATTGGCTGTATTGCTTCTGGAAGAAGccggttttaaaaaataaatcatgccAAAGCTGCACATTGGGGAAAGAGGAAGCCGCCCCCAGAGGGCAAACAGCACACAAAGAAGGTGAGCAAAACACAGCCTGAAGCGCTCCAGTCCAAGAAGGGCATTGGCAGTTGCTTCTGCTGATGGTATAGCCTGGCCTTCAACAAAGTGCTGTTACCATGAAGGAACTTGTGCGAGAATTTCGCAAGGAAGACGTGCACTCGCACTCGTTCCTAAGGAACTCAACAACTAAAAAGCTTTGTGATGTAAATTTAGTATTCTTACGTTAATGCATTGCAATTACATTCCTATCTATTAGGAAATTCGTTTTCTCTGTAGACACTTCACAGAAGTCAGcaccttttctccttttttttcatTGCAGTTTCTTTGTGTCCCTGATTACAGTGATATAAACTTCTCGTAGATTCCAGGAGCGTAATAGGCGCGCTTTcgtttctgtaaaaataaaataaaaattacctGGCACTGCAAGAAAAAGATGTTCTGTAGGACCACACATGCTTAACCTTTCTAATCCCTGTTGGATCTTAATGAGAGCGAAAGGGGCGGCAGCggaggcccctgcgcggtcccgggggcgtgggaggcgccctcccctttccttgccCGTCCGCtgtcttccctcccacgacccagccccgctgctgggagctctcgcagagcctgctggctaaagggaaacggagcctggagcagcctgcCCGCCGTCCGCGCTGCCAAAAcacgcctcttcctccgcctcttctggggacgattaaggtacatactacacgagcgtttttggggcgccctcaagtggcttcggggcgccttcggaacgttgtgtagactccccctagaTTTATTCCCAAATGCCCATGTACAGTGTTAGAACTACGGTACTTACTGCTTTTCTCAGTATGTAGGTTGTGAGTACTATGCTGTAGCCAAGCAATCCAGAAAATACGCTTATTATTATCCAAAGAAACAGATGCATGTCTGGGCATGAGTCCGGGCATGGATCTTTGTCTGAAAtacatccccaccccacaaaaaaaagaTCATTGTAAGGATGACAGAACAAGCCTTTCAAAGTCATACTAGCATCTTATCCTCGATAGCAACAGCAGAACAAAATATTTTAGGGAATAAAAAGAAGACACTGTAGTTCCTAGTTTCTGAGGGCATGCTTCGTTAGGGAAATGATGCTCTAAGCTGGTTGTTTACGAAGGGGGCACTGAGGTAGccaatttctctttaaaaagtacTTTACAGTGTTCACCcagcaaaagttaaaaagaagtaCACAGCTAACAAACAAAGAAATTATCTTTCACATTTGAATACATATCAAAGGATACTGAGGGTTCTTTCCACCTCCACAAAGCCATATTTGTCCAGTCCTCCAGTATCTAATGAACGTTTGCCAGTTTTGGTTCgttcgtttttaaaaaaatcatacttcTGTTGTTTGGTTAACGTTTATCATCTCTGTAACGCCAAGGCTCTACAGCTAGCAGGGAGGTTTAAGCGAAGAGTTATCATCAAGAATGCTTGGAAGTTTCTACAATTTGGCTTTTAGGAGCGAGACACCAGAGTTAGACAATATGGCAATGAATTGCTGCAAACCATGCTGCCCTTCAAGGCCTTACGGCAGCAGTTCAGAAATGTCATGGTAACCATATCTCCTGCCCATATTTTGCAGTCAGGAGTCTCACTGACATCAATAACTATTGGTTTGGAAAGCAGTCAGGAAATTCCATCTACTCGTTGTCCTAAATTCTTGGATCATCCACCAGAACCTCCACCTGTATTTGCCAAGAGTGAAGGGTCTCACCCCAAATCTGTCCCACTCccccattttctttaaaaaaaactcaatttCTAGGGGAAACACTGGAAGCAATTGTACAATCTGACTGACACTGTATGGAGAcacacttaggccatggctagatcaggcctatatcctgggattgtcccgggatcatccctgtgcatccaaatgacacacaggggattccaggagcaggcagggacgacccctccatttgcctggaataatccttaggtctagctaaggccttagggtTCATTTCTATGCATATCTAGACAAAAAAAATGTCCTATTATTTCCCTCTGACCCTCCagctagtcatgctggctggagcatgctgggttttgtaggacttttttctgtctaaacatgcataggattgtgcccttattgacACAAGTATATACACTGGCTTTGCTCTAAGTTACTATTAAAAACTACAGAAGATCATGGAGACTGCAAGTTCTGGGGGATGGTTGAAAGAATGCATCTGATCAGTCCCCTCATCCCAGTATTTCTTGGTTACTAACTCAAAATCCATGTAACTGAAATAATCACATATTCTTCCTTCTTTATCCCTGCCTCCTTTCTCCGTGTTTCCTCTGTGTCTGtttttagattataagctccTTGGAAATGGGATCTATCAAAATTGTCCTTTTAAAGTACCAtctacatagatggtgctatattgaaggaggaggaaaagagagagaaatgtgcaccactggccatggaagttaaagaactatggcaacaggaaaaggttacaattattccattaggcccagtttctgaagaaaatcttcagaaactgggcctaccaaaatacatccacaccaacatccagaaagcagtcatcctTAAAAAgtattcaatagtcaggaaattccagaatcagtaaaagacagcatgacttggcaaagcctgtcaggTCCATCTAGAAAACCACTATGCTTTCAATAGTCTATCATGGGATGGTTGGCAGTGGGTGGGACAGGAATGGCAGCCTGAAAATTAGAGGCTTTTTTCAAACCTAATTGCAGCACAGGATTGATTTTAGGGCCAGGGGGGTTGCAGTTTAGGATGGAAAGTTTGACCATCCCCATCcaatcagggtgggtgggtgtatatatatatatatatatatatatatatatatatatatatatatatatatgaatggagGAGTATAAGTAGGTTATAATGTGGGGCTTTGACCAACCTACCCACCCATCCTACCCCATTCCTCTGGCACGAGGATCATGGAATGTTCCCCACAATGAAATACGGCTTTTGGGATGTctcagattccccaccccctcatctagctggaCTGGCCAAATCCCCAAATGATCAATCAGGTTATAAGATCCTGATTGGTTGCAGTTTCTGGCCCTGAATCTTGGGGACAATATGCTGCAAGGAATTAATGGCTGTAATCCCAAACTCACTCGCTTTGGACTGGATCCCATTGACCTCACTGGGACATCTGAGTGGGGATGCAAGGGGGCTACAGGCTTACACACATAGGCCTCGAATGGCCAGGTTCGgacaatcgtgtgtgtgtgtgtggttgaagtcaccatggcttcttttcccaGGCCCGGGCATGCTGCTTGTGCAACCATCATTTGCCTAAATACCCACTGCTcaggttatcgtgtcatctgaacctggcaaggtGTGTGGCAGGGATGGCTTCTAAACCACCCCACAACAAGCCACGAAAACCCATGCCACATCGTGGGTAATTAGGCGAATGGCAGTTGTGTGAGTGGCATGTGTGGGACAGGAAAAAGAAGGCACCGTGGCTTCTTTTCCCACTGCGATCAATTTCTCTTGTGGGCCCCTTCCTTTTATAAAAACACCTGAATCTGCTGCTAAGACTTCTTTACTCACCAATGACATAGAGCTGGGTCCCCTTTCCCTTGACTGGGTAatagggaggagggaagatcctttcCATTCTGCAAACATACAGACCAGCATCAGTTGTCTGCAGCCCGAAAAGTGTAACATTGACACTCTCGTGACTAGTATCAACTTGGACCCGGACATCCTTCATGCTGAATGACTCATATTCAGCAGTAAAGGACGTAGCACAGATCTCGATGGACTCATTGCCTATCTGTTTCAGCAACGCTATTCTGAGATCAGTTGCATCTCCAGCATTGTTATATTCACAGACAAAGCGGGCAGCCTCTTGCGTTTTTGCCACTATGAATGCTGGCTGGGTCACTTCCATCACTAtcgtaaagaaagaaagaaagaaatgagataAATGGACATGTCCAAGAGAAATGCATGTTTCTAACATGGGTGCATAATTTCTGTCAAAAATTGAAAGCTTCATGCaggattctttttttttccttttttcttttaaagcatcattatatatttacttttatttacaatTATCTTTCCATCAATTGCTCAGTTATAGTGACTTTATAAAAAAATATGATAGCAGCAGAAAAATGCAACCCCATAAACATACAGAAGATAAAtgagtttatttttaatatctacaGCTATATGCTTGATGTGAAAATCCATACTACACCATTGTCTCCCTTGTGTCTATTTGGAAGATTGTAGCAGTCGGGCGCTGTCTGCCATGCCTGGATTGAGCTCCAGGTGAGAGACCTGCTCCTTCCTGCTACCCCCTGCCACTGCTGAAATCCTTCCTTTGTTCCTCGTTCCAACTCCATTACCAGCTGAACTAAGAATCTAGGACCAGagcttgcttttttcctcctccctcccaagcccttttccttttgtcttgtgccttctagattgtaagcctgcagagaGGGACTGTCTTATTTCTGATATTTGTAAGTCATTCTGGGAATCCTTTTGGCTGAAGAGAAgggtttattgatttattgatttattacatttctataccgcccaatagctctctgggcggttcacaaaaattaaaaccgttcaaagtataaaacaacaggataaaaccataatataaaatacaatataaaagctcaaccagataaaaacagcagcaatgcaaaattacaaatttaaaacaccaagttaaaatttatttattgactgttaaaatgctgggagaataaaaaggtcttcacctggcgtctaaaagcatataatgtaggtgccaagtgaacttccttagggagctcattccatagccggggtgccacagcagagaaggccctcctcctggtagccacctgcctcacttcctttggcaggagctcacggagaaggacccctgaggatgaccttagggtccgggcaggtacatatggggggagacgttccttcagatagcctggccccaagccatttaaatgttaataccagcactttgaatcaggcatttttaaaaaatgctttaaataaatgaaattaacaaTAATAGATCATAAGTTCCTCAGCTGTCATCTCATTCTTTGTGAAgtaccatgtacatagatggagAAAATACCAACAGCAACAGCCGCAGAGCCAATGTATTTCTCTCCTGGATTATTCTTCTGCATCAGAGAAACTTTTCAGCCCTTCACCTTTCTTACCTAcctacctttgcagaagccagcCACTATGCTGGAAAAGACAAGGGTGAAGACAAGTGGAATCATCTCGAAAGTCAGATGTTGGGACGATGTAAATGCTCGATGCTTTCTTAGCCCAAGGCAAGCTGGAAACAAACCAGATTTATATTTAGAACGGCAGGGTCACAGGCAGCTCCTTTTTCAGGTACAGGATCTTGGTGTGAAACAGAACCTTGCGACCCACACAcagattgtgtgtgagagagtgagtgagtaagatagacagagggagaaagagattgACAGTATACCTGAAAAGGTAATCAAGGCTTTGTTATGGTTTTATGTGAACGGAAGTCGAGGGTTGAATCAAGACGTGCACAATTAACCACAAGCGGCAATGAGCGAAGCAGCATCAAAGAGAAAAATTAGTCAATTTGAAACACATCTTAACCTGAAAACTGTAGAATGTGGCAGGACATTGTCCAATACCAGTAGTGTCAGCATTAGTTCATTTCCTTCAACTCTTCACGTGTTTCCATTGTGGAAACTGGCAGTCTATGATTTATTAATTAATAGTTTAATATCGTCAAACTGTGCCCACCACATCCATTACTTCGGTCTAAATACTTAGCTACATTATCATTACATTTCCCCGTACTCCTGTGTTCTCTGTGCATAGGTAAAATGTTAATCAACAGCATAAGAAAGGTTTATCCAGCAGGCTATATTATTTAGGCAGTAACAGTGACATAATTTTGAACATTAAATGCACTGTACCCATTAGGGTTAACTATATTCACATTGAGGGCCTATGCATGGGAGGAGAAACCTACActtttagattgggggggggggagtgaggacACCCAGCCCAGGTTGCAACCCATTaccgcttagagattttattatattaaacaaACAGTACATAAATATTATGGATAAAAGaatattatgaataaataaacaaattgccaTAAGGGAAAAATGAGGGTAAGATTATACTTGAAGATATTTACAGGAACATATTCTCCTTGTTTCAATAGATTGTTATGtatttggggtcagtctaaatgaccTGCAGGGATACCTTACAACTCAGTGGCTCTGAGTAAAacagaattcacacacacacatacatactaaTTCATTTTTGTTATACAGGGCCTGAGGGGTTAGGATGAAATTAATCTaggtgagaaccagtgtggtgtagtggttaaagtgtcggactgggagtcaggagatccaggttctagtccccgcttggccatggaagctcactgggtgactttgggccagtcacagactctcagcccaacctacctcacagggttgttgttgtgaggataaaatggagaggaggattgtgtatgccaccttgagttccttggaggaaaaaaggcaggatatataaggCTGAATCTAAGACAAAAGGAAAGCTGCTTTTGCCTTGCAGAGGAGGATCTGCTGGGCAGCAGAGAAGACGCAGGGTTTGCTTGGAGTTGGGTTGTTATAAGACTTGACCCCGAACACACTGTAAATCAACCTTCATAAATGAAACACCACAAGTCTCCCGTgccctccttctaggaaactgaagtctAAGTAAGTGCTGAAGCCCATGCAAGTTCACCCCTCCCAGGACTGGGATGCAGGAGCATAACCAGATCTATTGACCAGGTCTTATGAGATTTGTTGGAGCCAATCGGAACTAGAACAGGCAACGTTCTGAGCAGTTGGCCCCCTCTAGAACACAGAGATGTGGGCTTGTGGGACTTGCAGTGCCGTTCATTGTAACCATTTTCTGAGGGTAGCCAGTGATGGAGATAGGATTTATAGACCCAAAATATACAGTACTGTGCAAAAGTCTTAGGCCACTTGAAAAACGCAAATTGAAGCTGAGCAGTGTGTATTtgtttgaggggggtgggggacactatggccccattcagaagacaccttaaaccatggctttaaccatggtggttaagccagaaagccaggctgtgttcagaagacaccttaaaccacggctttaaccacagtgagtaaagcaaaaagccttattcactgtggttaaagccatggattaaggtgtcttctgtacgGGCCCACCATAACATTGACGTAAACACAAGGAAACAATACAATGAGAAGTAACAAAAACTCctggtgtttttaaaacaagtcaATATTTTCTGTGGCCTCCCTTAGAATGCAAAACTGAAGCAATTCGCTTTGGTAgactgttgtgtatttttttcaaGTAGTCCTGTGGTAAATCCTTTCAAGCTTCTTGCAGGATTTGCCATAACTCTTCTTTTGACTTGgactgctttttgttcttttcccaGTCCAAATGATCCCATACAGCTTCaattatggccacagctagacctaaggtttatcctgggatcatccagggttcgcccctgcctgagcactggatcccctgtgtgtcacctagatgaacaggtttgacccctggacgatccagggataaaccttaggtctagctatggccgaagttGAGGTCTGGGCTCTGAGGTGGCCAATCTAATACTGTTCCAACTCCAGATTTCTGCTCTAAGTAGGTCTTAATGGTGTTTTCTGAGAGTTTGGGGTCATTATCATGCTGAAAGATAAAGGGAggtgttccccccctcccccaaatcagtCCTTTCCCTGAAGGTACAGAAAGATGAATCAAAATCTGTTTATATTTCTAAGCGTTCATAAGTCCATCGATTTTGATGGGTCGtaatgtgtcaaatcattatgatcccatcatggtagcaCTTTATCCCCTCCTGCGCATTTATATCTCGttggacacacagtgacatttgttgcagtatattggataacgtggaataaaaagcaggaaataacaccatgaaagcagtatatggaatgtgtaaagtgccccaaaagttatcagtgcacttcaatgccactataaagcagtagtgtagctctccTCCAGTTCCCCGACACCGTCGGCTGAAATACACCCCCAAACCATGACAGAGCTGCCACCATGTTTCACAGAAGGCTGCCAACACTCTTCTCTCCAACTCTACTTCTGATATTTTGGCATCTTTGTGAACAAAAGAATTCAAATTTGGACTCATTGCTCCATAAGACTTTCTGCCACAGGTTGTCGCTCTATGCTTTATGGTCTTTCACGTGCTGCAATCTCTTCCGTTGTTGCCCTTCTGCAAGAATGGTTTCTTAGCTGCAACGTGCCCTGCAAGACCATTTCTTGTAAGACTTCTTCTCACGGTCAAAGCatgtacttagggtgaccatatggaaaggagaacagggctcctgtgtctttaacagttgcatacaaaaaggaatttcagcaggtgtcatttgtatgcatgcagcacctggagaaattccctcttcgtcatcTTTATAAGGCTTTAAAGcgccttataacagttttgacaactgttggggcccaagacacactgcatatacaggtttcaaaacgttttcaaagtgctttaaagcgctttaaatgcaatagtgtagatcccccccaagtcaCCCTAACTTCGGTGCCACATGACTCTGCCAGACGTTGAGCAAGCACTTCACTggatttccttttctccctcaagGTGATGGCCTTTAAGTCAGATGAAGACAATATTCCACTGCGTTTTCTGTATTCAGCTTGCCCAgtttcttcaaatttctttatGACAGCTTGAACACCACATCTTGAAAATCTACTTAGGTGGGCTATTGCTCGCTGAAAATTGCCTTGTTGAATTGCCTATGATTTTATGTCTGTCAAACTGTGTTAGCTTAGCCATTTTCAAATTTCTCCCTGGCATACCAGCCATTCCATGTACCATTTCATTCACCTactttttaatccagttttcagacctcagaagtaagcatagggctGCAGAGCACATCttttcagtttgctgttttagactttaaaaaaaagcttctgagtgacactattaaaagtcagttctatacgtgtttactcagaagtaaggctctctctgttcaatggggtttactcaaggTAAGCATgaatcagattttagtatgacttcgagcctcgtgtggcacaaagcggtaaagcagcagtttctgcagctgaaactctccccatggcctgagttcgatcccagaggaagctggtttcaggcagcctgcttgggtcgactcagccttccatcctcccgaggtcggtaaaatgagtacccagttagctgggggaaaggtaataatggccggggaaggcaacagcaaaccaccccgctataaggcctgccaagaaaacgacagcgaaagctggcgtccctcatcaatgggatttactcttgagtaagggaaccaccagatctgtagtttatgaatttGGAGATGCAcggcttcgcatgatcaaaggaaaggaagattgatccttcacactggtggactatcaggaaaatgggtttaaggggggaattttaaaaatcccaaaaaatcaagggatgaaccaatccgattcaaactttgcatgctgaaagccctccttaagtgctatcactatgccaagtatgatttctttatctttaaaacttatgcagatgtaagcattattttaatttccattttaaaaattccttaaaatcaagaaataaatcaatctgattcaaacttggggtggctaaagccctccataAGAACTATCGCTGtgtcaattttgatctctttatctttaaaaatcaggGAGCTGCGGACAAGGAGGGtggattttctgcatttcttttaaggtgaaaa
This window encodes:
- the CTLA4 gene encoding cytotoxic T-lymphocyte protein 4; protein product: MIPLVFTLVFSSIVAGFCKVMEVTQPAFIVAKTQEAARFVCEYNNAGDATDLRIALLKQIGNESIEICATSFTAEYESFSMKDVRVQVDTSHESVNVTLFGLQTTDAGLYVCRMERIFPPPYYPVKGKGTQLYVIDKDPCPDSCPDMHLFLWIIISVFSGLLGYSIVLTTYILRKAKRKRAYYAPGIYEKFISL